The Falco peregrinus isolate bFalPer1 chromosome 1, bFalPer1.pri, whole genome shotgun sequence genome has a window encoding:
- the SLC25A28 gene encoding mitoferrin-2 produces the protein MGAAGRGGAAGAGRGGAARGRGGGGGSGGGGAMELGAGAGAGAGPGARGGAESGRVLLLLMGGGGAGRARRGGAETEAEPGPGAGPGGPEAARSPEPRSPPAPDYEALPQGAAVSTHMLAGAVAGVMEHCVMYPVDCVKTRMQSLRPEPAARYRNVLEALWRIARTEGVWRPMRGLNITATGAGPAHALYFACYEKLKKTLSNVIHAGGNSHVANGAAGCVATLLHDAAMNPAEVVKQRMQMYNSPYQRVTDCVRAVWRNEGAGAFYRSYTTQLTMNIPFQAIHFMTYEFLQEQLNPHRQYNPGSHVVSGACAGAVAAAATTPLDVCKTLLNTQESLALSSNISGHITGMANAFRTVYQVGGVTAYFRGVQARVIYQMPSTAIAWSVYEFFKYILTKRQEERRAGK, from the exons ATGGGTGCGGCAGGGCGGGGCGGAGCTGctggcgcggggcggggcggcgctgcgcggggccggggcggcggcggcggcagcggcggcggcggcgccatGGAGCtgggggcgggcgcgggggcgggcgcgggcCCCGGCGCGCGGGGTGGTGCGGAGTCGGGCCgcgtcctgctgctgctgatgggcggcggcggcgcgggccgggcgcggcggggcggcgcggagACGGAGGCAGAGCCGGGTCCCGGTGCCGGCCCGGGAGGGCCCGAGGCGGCGCGGAGTCCCGAGCCGCGCTCCCCACCCGCCCCCGACTACGAGGCGCTGCCGCAGGGCGCCGCCGTCTCTACGCACATGCTGGCGGGCGCCGTGGCGGGCGTTATGGAGCACTGCGTGATGTACCCCGTCGACTGCGTCAAG ACGCGGATGCAGAGCCTGCGGCCGGAGCCCGCCGCCCGCTACCGGAACGTGCTGGAGGCCCTGTGGCGCATCGCCCGCACCGAGGGGGTCTGGCGACCCATGCGGGGCCTGAACATCACCGCCACCGGCGCCGGCCCAGCCCACGCCCTCTACTTCGCCTGCTACGAAAAGTTAAAAAAGACGCTGAGCAACGTTATCCACGCGGGGGGCAATAGCCATGTGGCCAACG GTGCAGCCGGGTGTGTAGCAACGTTGCTCCACGATGCAGCCATGAACCCTGCCGAAG TGGTCAAGCAGAGGATGCAGATGTACAACTCGCCTTACCAGCGTGTGACGGACTGTGTGCGGGCTGTGTGGCGCAACGAAGGGGCTGGAGCTTTCTACCGCAGCTACACCACCCAGCTCACCATGAACATCCCCTTCCAAGCCATTCACTTCATGACCTACGAGTTCTTGCAAGAGCAGCTCAACCCCCACAGACAGTACAACCCAGGCTCCCATGTGGTCTCTGGAGCCTGCGCAggggctgttgctgctgctgccactacACCTTTGGACGTTTGCAAAACACTGCTCAACACCCAGGAGTCCCTGGCCTTGAGCTCCAACATCAGCGGACACATCACAGGCATGGCCAATGCCTTCAGGACGGTGTACCAAGTGGGTGGCGTGACCGCCTACTTCAGAGGGGTACAGGCAAGAGTCATTTATCAGATGCCCTCAACAGCAATTGCTTGGTCCGTGTACGAGTTCTTCAAATACATCCTCACCAAGCGCCAGGAGGAGCGGCGGGCTGGGAAGTGA